The following proteins come from a genomic window of Aspergillus luchuensis IFO 4308 DNA, chromosome 3, nearly complete sequence:
- a CDS encoding uncharacterized protein (COG:S;~EggNog:ENOG410PYNM): MVKYDIPTLLALSHRGRIDFSKFTEQAVGNNVLRQRKTSTSVLSEQPVNRSRNASNLSRQSERTLSVPEHAVIYPSRQPSDPPQSIRAHADAGFVQFLKEHTSPKHQRVTAGGRIVPMEPQSPTPKAKQPVRNISARASDQKISKPSLRDDTKTKRENKHVLLQDNNASVNISIAAPQPAESHDDIRTILPQNGSAIDQHFSNYGQAPTLLSTAATTGLFSQPSLPWAMSDLPMPQIALPAPEAIPAASDYPMYAFGDGPLSWASNLYPTLGTQGPVIPSIPAVQPYPTLNTTSDFSAESNTSSGRATSFLGQLPPTYDSLCPSLGPQWHQYAGGQVPALDQPMIVSTPQTPTYQKSLEDAAKEHESLTSKLSGIDRYMAVHSWDLDPSAKKILVDQRMSLVRELDAVRIYREHLEWVSGRLSTTIPIRQHPSNVASMYVASGLTGSPSLMGPSLCTPSSASALPAFSMLPLANALSQSLSLNETVNASMPLNAVSDTYPYNATIGSTEVRPNHNSIKDASFSHAARGVEIRIEPKRSDKQVQTHGEAKSRTTDGTAGWKTPTKITALDVEKVHHQIEEATRRGEPVDGLLRELSAATSKLIKQRRNELHEPRGLLSAVPAKHNRKNRAGSEAGAVKGLLDKHEAHAPLMRHSTKAWKPGKELRRPGLHSAMGPYMSAKEMEEGDDHQSISSYVSTTDSWATVHQGERRRDKKLRKIKEKRANREMAESRSRGPLEHPHVSNEAFLPGPQRSRGQNLGQPGGPSIYKPRSPPTLVNPTDPARQTSVEEIRQRYPQLLTQYFNKDRGLAFQKTAALAVSQNVNAHGFLPPFEGVGNAPSKNRSAPTDMTEGGMYLLSGKMSNSKQQDGPGQRGKEAPGPARQAGKP; the protein is encoded by the exons GAGTGTCTTGTCGGAGCAACCAGTCAACAGGTCAAGGAATGCCTCAAACTTGTCACGCCAGAGCGAACGAACTCTTTCAGTTCCAGAGCACGCTGTAATTTATCCCTCTCGGCAGCCAAGTGACCCTCCACAGAGCATCCGCGCACACGCCGATGCCGGGTTTGTTCAGTTTCTAAAGGAGCATACATCCCCGAAGCACCAGCGTGTCACCGCTGGAGGCCGAATCGTTCCAATGGAACCACAGTCCCCTACCCCCAAGGCGAAGCAGCCGGTGCGCAACATAAGTGCAAGAGCCAGTGATCAGAAGATATCTAAGCCTTCATTGCGAGATGACACTAAAACCAAACGCGAAAATAAACATGTGCTGTTGCAAGACAACAACGCAAGtgttaatatttctatagcTGCACCGCAGCCTGCTGAAAGTCACGACGATATACGTACCATACTGCCTCAAAACGGTAGTGCAATTGACCAGCACTTCTCAAACTATGGACAAGCACCGACTCTTCTGTCTACGGCAGCTACCACAGGGCTGTTCTCCCAACCCAGTCTTCCATGGGCCATGAGTGACCTACCAATGCCTCAAATCGCCTTACCAGCCCCGGAAGCTATACCAGCGGCCTCGGACTACCCTATGTATGCCTTTGGAGATGGTCCATTATCGTGGGCTTCAAACCTGTATCCTACCCTGGGTACTCAAGGCCCCGTAATTCCTTCCATACCAGCAGTCCAGCCATATCCTACTCTTAACACGACTTCTGACTTTTCCGCGGAAAGCAATACAAGTAGCGGCAGGGCGACCTCATTTCTTGGTCAGCTTCCACCTACCTATGACTCTCTTTGCCCTTCTCTGGGCCCTCAATGGCATCAATATGCAGGTGGACAAGTCCCAGCTCTTGATCAACCAATGATAGTTAGCACTCCTCAAACACCGACGTACCAGAAGTCTTTGGAAGATGCTGCAAAGGAGCATGAGTCTCTTACCAGTAAGCTATCCGGTATTGATAGGTATATGGCTGTGCACAGTTGGGATCTCGACCCAAGTGCCAAAAAGATTCTAGTTGACCAGCGAATGAGTTTGGTGAGAGAATTGGATGCGGTTAGAATATACAGAGAACATCTCGAATGGGTTTCTGGAAGATTGAGCACAACGATCCCAATCAGGCAACATCCCTCGAACGTCGCTTCAATGTATGTCGCCAGCGGCCTCACAGGTAGTCCATCTCTAATGGGACCTTCGCTGTGCACACCCAGCTCCGCTTCTGCGCTTCCAGCTTTTTCGATGCTGCCACTAGCAAACGCCCTTTCGCAGTCGCTCTCTCTCAATGAGACAGTTAACGCATCAATGCCACTAAATGCTGTATCTGATACCTACCCATACAATGCGACGATCGGCTCAACAGAGGTACGTCCAAACCATAACTCGATCAAGGATGCTAGCTTTTCGCATGCCGCACGAGGAGTTGAGATACGGATCGAACCCAAGAGGTCAGACAAACAGGTCCAGACACATGGCGAGGCCAAATCGAGAACTACTGACGGAACTGCTGGATGGAAAACACCTACGAAGATAACCGCTTTGGACGTTGAAAAGGTGCATCATCAAATTGAGGAGGCCACTCGCCGAGGCGAACCAGTCGATGGGCTTCTTCGGGAACTATCAGCCGCTACTTCCAAATTGATTAAACAAAGGCGAAATGAACTTCATGAGCCGCGCGGGTTGCTGTCAGCCGTGCCTGCTAAGCACAACCGCAAGAATCGCGCGGGAAGTGAGGCGGGTGCCGTCAAGGGACTACTAGACAAGCATGAAGCTCATGCACCTCTGATGCGACACTCAACCAAGGCCTGGAAGCCTGGGAAGGAGCTGCGAAGGCCTGGACTGCACAGCGCAATGGGCCCGTACATGAGTGCgaaagagatggaagagggtgATGACCATCAATCTATATCGTCGTATGTGTCAACGACGGACTCATGGGCTACCGTTCATCAAGGAGA GCGTCGACGTGACAAAAAGCTACggaaaatcaaagaaaaaCGGGCGAATCGAGAGATGGCCGAAAG CAGATCCCGTGGTCCACTTGAGCATCCCCATGTATCGAATGAAGCCTTTCTACCAGGTCCTCAACGTTCTCGAGGGCAGAACTTGGGCCAGCCAGGAGGACCATCGATATACAAGCCACGCAGCCCCCCAACATTGGTAAACCCGACTGACCCGGCGAGGCAGACCAGCGTGGAGGAAATAAGACAGCGGTATCCCCAGCTTCTGACGCAGTATTTCAACAAGGACCGTGGTCTAGCCTTTCAGAAAACGGCTGCCTTGGCTGTCTCGCAGAATGTTAATGCACATGGATTTCTGCCCCCTTTCGAAGGCGTAGGGAATGCACCTAGTAAGAACAGGAGTGCACCAACGGACATGACCGAAGGTGGAATGTATCTACTCAGCGGAAAGATGTCGAACTCGAAGCAGCAGGATGGTCCCGGACAAAGAGGCAAAGAGGCCCCTGGACCAGCCAGGCAAGCTGGAAAGCCGTGA